The sequence tcttgtgacaagggtgtttttatctttcataaACATCTCGCAGCTcagacgaccaatcgagctgaaattttcacaggtttgttattttatgcatatgttgagatacaccaagtgaaaagactggtctttgacaattaccaatagtgtcttaaAAGAGAGCAttcagattattattattggtttctTGTTTTTGCCATGCAGATGATGGATGAATCGGTGACTTCCAACTCATTCATCAAGCAATATCTACAGCAGCAGCAAGAGCTTCTCAGTCAACGACAGCCCGAAAAAGGTTGGAACTAACTTGCTTTTCTTTATTATGAAATAACAGTAAGGTGAGCCCGGTCTTGACTGTAgggtgatttaaaaaaaaaaaaattaatgcaaGTTCACccaaaaacaaggctaaaagccactctaggtaatgGGCTACAAAATCCTGGCTGGCAGCTGTTAATTGACAGAGCTGAAGATGGGGTCCATTTATAGCGGCTAACCACCGGTAAACAGTCATAACTAAGCAGTGAAGACCGACTCCCCACACTGAtattcccatttataaatgccttttaaagaaaaagttcagaacttgagttttttgttttcgcCATTGTCAGTGGTCCAAAAACTTGTCATTCTTGTGTTTGAGGTTGGATGTTTATTATCTTTTGATTTAGaacatgaagaagaagaagaaccagAACACTGTGCGGAAGTACCAGCTGCGCTGGCTGATCAGGTCGAGGAGCTTCACCAGTCCCTCTCCAGGAGTCAATCTCAAGAAGACGACAGGAAGAAGCCCGAAGAGAAAAGCGCAGACACCACCGCCGCTGAAGAGAAGGACGAGTCTGTCACGTCGACAGAGCCCGCCAACAAAGTTCCAGACTCAAGTTCAGCGGTGACGGAGCAGAAGGCGGCAGTTGAAGACAAAGAGGCAGCTGCTGAGACGAAAGTAGAGGAACTTAAAGTCGCCGCAGAAGCTGGAGAGAAGCAGACTAAGCCAGTGGCTGAAGAAAACCGTCAGAGTGTAGACGATGTTCAGGAAGCGTCATCAAAGGAGACACCAGTTCAAGAAGAATCGAAAGAGAAAGCAGAAGGAACGGACCAAGAAGTCGCTCAAGAGAAAAAGATACAGGAGAAGGCACCAGAAGAAGTCGCGGAAAAGACGGAATCTGGTGATGTGGCACCTAAAGCCACTTCAGAGTCTGTCCCAGACAGCCAACAAGAAGAGCAGGTAACGTCTCCAAAGGAAGAGAAGATGGAAGTCAAAGATGACTCTGAGGAGACGGAGAAGCCAAAAGCGGAGAAGCCAGAAGCATCTCCAGAGGCGGAGGACAAGCAGGCATCCAAGAGAGAGCTGGAAATGAGTCAAGAACAAGTGCCAACCAAGAAACCCCGCCGCTGGTCGAGAAAGACAGAGGAGGACACGGCGGAGAAGGCAGAGAGTAAAGGTCATAGGTCAAGTATCAGGAGACGATCAGGGACTCGATTATCAGATCCACAGGAACAGGAAGAGAAAGACACACCCAAAGAGAAAACAGATGAGGTAACCATCTTTATATACAAATGCAAGTAACGTGTCTGTTTTTGTAAGAAAATTTTCTTACAGCTTTTTGGGGGTCTGGTGATCATACCACTGGGGTTAATTTTTAAGTTCTCTTCagatttcaaacttttttttctccctGATTATGCAGAAAATCAACCAATctgtccatgttctgatgaacaaattatttgaaaatttccctgattatggaaactttttccCCAACTATGTtgaatataaatttaaatatcTCACTGATTGTTGTACATAATCTTCCGATTGCAATATGCAAATCATGGCAGCTCTTATACAGATGTACCCGACGTGAACTGCTAAATGTCTTTTGCATGGAACAGCTCTCTAACACTCTCTCTTTTTCTCAATTTAACATTTGTCTTGGTTAAGAAACCCGAGCCGTCTGACACTCAGGAACCTGTCGAGGACTCCACTGTAGTAGAAAAACCTAAACCTGACGTTGAGAAAGAATCTGAGGATAAGGAGAAGGATGAGCAACCAGACGCAAAGAAAACTGCACCGGCAGAGGTACATTATATTGACCAACCCATCATTACATTTCAGGGTTATGTAATCGGGGTTCTCCCCATGCACAAGCTATTTTATTGTGCCGATACGGTGTGCTAAAATGCACAAATTTCAGCAAATACGTGaacaactttcttttttttttcattataattttacaaaaaaacatcaagagaATACCTAAGAATGCTCCAGATTGTAGGATGTAGCTTTTAAAACCAATATAgacaccaagtagaaaacataTCGAGAACCAATTCAGCGTGCTTCCGCCAAACTTACAAAAGATTTTGTAGCCACTGCCGGCAATgccaaatttattttttttgctgagaaaTGTTTGATGAATATGTTCTCCAAACTGTTATTTGAATAAGAAACCTTGCTATGCTTTCAGGATACTAAGGATACAGAACAACCCATGGAGACGGCAGCCGTCAGTAAAGAGGAAGGACGACGCGATGATGGAGAGCCACGCGATGGGGAGCAACGCGATGACGGAGAGCCGCCACGTGATGAGAGTTACTACACAGCTGAAGATACATCCATGGATCAAGGAACCACAGATCCTCCCAAGAGGTGAGAATTCAACACTGTCTGTCTAGTGTCTTGAATAAGGGAATCTAAGAGTAGGGGTGCATTTTTGAGGTAATAATTTTCAACTGCTTTGGTTGAACTGTCCTTTGTTGATCACTGCCAATTGATCAGAACAGATGGTTACAGCCTGGAAattggccgtttaaaacagccTTGGGCATGGTCCTTTATTGCACAGCCACCACCCTGCGAGGATTTAGACCGCCATTTTAGACCGAGTCCATAAAacttattcccattcataaatacctttgtGTTAGTAAACATGCCTGGAAAGTTGAGAACTCATCTGGCGGTTTAGCTATGACTCGCCAGAGACTCTGAGATGAATTTCTTTTCATTACTGAGCACAAGCTTGGAACTTGTTTTCGAGCCAAATATCTGTACCTCCTTACCAACTTAATTTGGCTGTGAAATGtgtgtagcgccctcttttggttCAGTTTCCTCAGGCCATGTTTAACACTCCTTTCTGTAACTGCTTTAAGCTCATAAACTTGTTTAAACAGGTCGTAAGCCAGAATGGCATGTGGTGATGAATATAATATTTGAAAGATAGGTTTGGTTTTGTAAATTAAACTGAAACTTGTGTCTGTTTATAGTGCGGAAAGTGAAGTCAAAGATGAAACTGACGATGCTAAGGAGGAGCAAGTTCCCATGGAAACTGATGCTCCAGTCCCCAAGGTAGTAGAGGAGGAGGTAAAAGAAGAAACGAAGAAAGACGGAGACGATGAAAGTTCGGATACCGTAGATAAAACGGTAGATGTTGGTAGCAAGATTGAGAAGGTAAGTCTGGGTGGGAGAATTGGATTTGTTTCCACGTCTTATTTTGAATTTTTGgcaggataataataataaagacttgtaatgcgcacatatccaccctacTGGGTgatcaaggcgcagtaaaaaaacaaaaaaaaacaaacaaacagagttagtccttgaaaacctgtgacataagataagttttgagaagagatttgaattttgaggGGCGCacacaagatctaagattaagatGAAATAGACTGAAGCTTTGAATCCTTGTACCAAAAAATCAAATGCAAATCAAATGCTGTTAATATACATAAAATACTGCATATCTGAAGTGAATTGAGAAAACAAGTTTCTCTTGATTGTTGGAGATACATTATGTACAATTTTTGAATAACAATGTGAAAAATGGGAAATGGATTTTATTgactttttactttttaacaTTTGTAATTTTTGGCATAGAAGAGAAGGTTACTGGTGTTTTGGGTAAACCTAAATTGCCAGTTACCTACTCCTTTATGCCAAAGTTTACTAATGTTCTTATTTGAAAAGTTTCCATGAACATTTGAAATGTCTTGCATAAGGCAATCACTTTTAGTTCGTTCTCAAAAGTGTCCCCAAGAAGTTGTTCAGACgggaaagaaaaaattaccccAGTGATTTGAAAAGTACTTCCCCAGTTGCGGACAAAACTTTGTACACAGAAATTGTTTGACTCAAAAGAGAAAGATTTGCCAATGATGTAACATGCCTAACCTAATTACACTTAGCTCAAGGGGCCTATGAGAACCAACGTCATCTGGGGACAAGGTTGAACGCTGTACTCTGTGGATGTTCCTGTTAATGCGCCCGAGCGCACCGACCCTAAATTCAGTCCCTCTGACTGTGAGTAGTACCATAAAAGGAGATATGAGTGCCAGGATAACAGATGGACCAAGTTGCTCCGAATAACTTTGTTAGAACGTCTCAGTCTCAATAGAGTTGTACAAAGAGGAGATATGAGTGCCATGATAAGAGATGGACCAAGTTTCTCAGAATAACTTTGTTAGAACGTCTCAGTCTGAATAAAGAGGAGATATGGTATTGGAATTACCTTATGCTGAGATATCAAACAGTTTGCTACGAATAACTTTGCTAGAACGTCAACATCTGATTAGAAAATACAAGGTTGAGAATTGGAACAAGTTGCTCTAATAACTTTGCTAGCACATCACAATCTGAAATCATATGTCATTCCTGCTAAGGACTTGCTGAACACTGTCTACCTTGTTTCATGGACTTGTGCTATAACACTGATATCAGAAACGGCTTACTGAAACGTCATCGGCTAAATCTACTTGGACCTATCGGAACGAAAACGCCAAGATTCAGTTTTCCCGAACTTTTCTTGCTGTGTGGAATCCTGCAATCTGGTCTTCAGTAGATTCTGTGTGATcttttacaaacacttttcaaaacaaCCTCGAGGATATCTTCATAAACAACCAGAACTCAATTTGTTGACAACAAGAAGAGAATTTATCGAAAGATGTGGTTGAACTGTCAATTTTAAATATCACAATTACAATATCTACAGAAAGGAAAATTTACGTCGCTGTCTTCCAGGATCGCATTGTAAGAACTTGACAATTAACTTTGAAATGAGGAACTCTTCACACCATCAAAGGCATCAGTATTCACCTTATGTCTTGAAAAATATACATATAACCATAAGGACTTCAACAACAGCCAATGAAAATACTTTGCCTGCTGATGAATATGCAATTACTCAAATGACAGGCAGCTTTGAACAACAGGATACAATGGAGGCATTAGAATACTGTATGCCATCTACTGAATATTCATACCCCTGTGACATTTGCATACTGGAAATCATTTGCATATTGGAATATCTGCACTCAACTGTATTGTATTGCTTAGTGAATAGGTGAACTGGAGCCTCAGAATCTGGAAATGTTCCACTGTTATCTGATGATTGGCACTTTGGATGAGGACCAATGTAACCTGGCTCCCATACTGATGTTGCCCCTACTGCTCTAGACATTTCTGTGGATGTGGAGAAGCTGGTGATGGAGGTGTGATGGTCTACAGGCTATTTTTTCAAGCCCAAAGTTACATAATCAATTTGGGGTGGGGAAATTCATAaccccaagttctgtgaaaaaaaaacaggaactTGTCCCTATAATGGCAAACAACTCAAAAGAATTTCAAGTTTTGACTTGAACCTGATGTTCTCATTAAATAACTTGTCaagaaaaaacatctttctgtAGAATTCTAAAAATTGACGAAAGAACTATTGGTCTCCCAAACTTTGCAAACAGTGAAATGATCCCCAAACAAGATTCTCAAAATTTTGtccatttcaaatattttatcaaTTGTCGTGACATAATTTCCACTTAATTTCTTTTGCACGTTGCTGGTTAATTGCTTAAtgctttatgtttttatttcttgaCTCTTCGAATAACTTCAGGAACAATCTGACGAGACTGAAAAGCCTTCCGTAGTGACGACTGCTGCAGTGAAAACTAAACGATTTGGCCTCGGTTGTAAGTTTCTCttagtgtttaaaaaaacagcaaaaaaaaaaaagtgaaactgTGTAGATAGCAgggctgatacttcacgaaggcaacaaagacgattgcttccatgcccactggtcatgttggtcattgccttggtgcccttcaaatgctccagtagaagtttactGTTTCCTCTTAGAGTGACCAAGGGtaaaaacgccttggtgcccttgccccttgccctttcaaattgaagcatacaggcctgagataGTGTTCTTCTCGTCTTGGTAACAAAAatctctggtccagtaaaagttttgagctacaagcccaacagtcttgtggattttttaccccaaattcgagccccgagttaagcctggttcatacttcctgcaaacgCAAATGCAATATGATTCTCGACGGCAtaaaattcgcaacaaataatttgcatcagttggcctgtgctcaactcctgcaaaaacaTTCACTACAAAAGCGAcaagtgacatcaaaatttgtatcgcatttgcattcaaaggaagtatgaaccgagctttagATGTAAATTATTGATAAAGTTGTCAAATTAATGATGTTACTTTTTTCTTGGTATTGATAGCTTCAAAAGAAAAAGACGAAAGCTCGACGGATAAGACAAGTCCGGGTGGTGCCGCCGCTCCAACCTCGAGGAAGCGACGATGGGGGAGCACTAAGAATGTGACTCAAGTCAAGAAACTCAGCGTCAACATCAGCACTGATATACTGAAGGTGAGTAGCATTTCAAACTCGGTATGGTCCAAGAATtagcagagcccaatttcatagagctgcactggacactattggtaattgtcaaagactaggtgtatctcaacatatgcacaaaataacaaacctgtggaaattttagctcaattggtcgtcaaagttgcgagataataatgaaagaaaatacactcgtcacacgaagttgtgtgcttttcagatgcttgatttcaagacctcaaaatcaaattctgaggtctcaaaatcaaattcgtggaaaattacttctttcccgaaaactatgtcacttcagagggagctgtttctcacaatgttttataccatcaacctctccccattactcgttaccaagtaaggttttatgctaattattattttgagtacataccaaaagcacaaaaagtaggaTTTAAACACACAATCTCGTCATTTAGCATCCTGAATCTGACTCTTAAacatctgtttaaaaaaaacaccatcttAACTTTTTCCTCATTTCTTTATTAGGAAATGATGCCAGAGATGAAGCAAACCTCCATTGACGCAGTTGTCATGGAAACGGACGAGAAGAGTCCATCTTCTTCAGAGACTTCCGATGAGCAAGAAGATGCCACGCCCAGAGAGCCGACGATCACGCGCACCATCACGCAGACTATCAAGAAGACGCAGGCAGGGAGCGACGCTGACTCGGACAGGGAGGAAGGGAAAGAAAATGGGCAGGAAAAAGAGGAAGAAGGAAAGGTGAGAAAGTCTCTTTTTGTTGGCTTGTTGTCTgaagattttattttgttttggggggtaGAATTACAAAAATAAGCTATGATTTATGTGGGGGGTTACACTCGGTGCTTACCACTGGTCCACTGAAAATAatgccattcataaataccatggatggtttcgctattcctattggtggagagcgcgtcacgtgggtgtgtataaacctttgtttatgaccggtaaaaagtgttgaaacttgggcgtgacatgcgagctcgcacctgttcttatatgacagtttcttcattcctattggtcgggAGCAACGGcctaagcttgggcggtcccttcggttacccggttctacccggttccaagttgaaaaccggacttgcggttccactcttctgtggaaccgggtacccgcttttgtcggttccgattttaaaagaccgagtcccaattataaaaggctctgtggagccgatcctgcgacgaaccggctctagaaaatgaggcttgatgttgaaagcggtgaccgcagatacagtgtgcaaaggcttcaagccgacatgagtatcaactatcacatgtggctgctgcatacacagtgcacacacataggcatcttctacaaccaccacatgtatgcatgtacatgtcatgcatatacatgtacatgtatagacagcacgttgtgattggctgccgatatatccatattcataaaagctagccccatgcacaaaacacacagtgctgtaggtatgtatgtacaggcatgtacaggcatagtacacttgtatgtacagagacgacacactgcatgcactacgaatgtactgcactacggatgtactacACTACGGACATATGCTACACAACGATCATACTGccggctaaatcaaagacttgtttaaatcatagagtaaggacagagcagggaaaataggtgctcaatggcacgatgtctgatcattggggtgggtattctggtattttcgttaaaaatagatcggctccaattgtgtgtgtgtgtgagctcggaaccgatgtctgattaacttggttattttcagttcaaatagatcggctcatttgtgtgtgtgtgtgagctctggacgggcggcttatgttttttattgaattggaaccgggtatgtctcagaaccgagcttttttttggaaccggaaccgagccccaaatttctggaaccgcccaagcttacaacggccgggacagttgtgccacatcacgcgatacgcgcgacgcgcacagcaatctccttataaggagttgtttacacgAGGGCGGCGGAttgctttaccatttcatagctggaggggtgttgtgttgaaagaaatcattgaacaatcataatttttgcatttatttatattttttgaccaaaagtgttgatgttttttgaccgaaaaggtgtttatgaatgggaatcaaaatgtgttgaatcggttttcaacaagtggtttaaacccgccgtggcctggttcttgataatttacctttaCTTTGTCtcgataaaattatcaagaaccaggcctcgttgggattaaaccactggttgaaaacctcttcaccacacattgattcccttatttaaaacacctgaggaccGGTCAACTTTACCCTTCATAgtccggctggctagttcagttttAAAAAGCATCCCATTTAATATAAAGTATGGGCTTGTGAAAAAGCTGACggaccagtgaaatgacaagctcaCTGGTCCTGCAGTGGTTTTAGTCGTAATGTGTATTCTATAAACTCTTGGCTGTAGTCAACTGTACACTATACCCTGCTTTTGAGGTtgtatttacattaaactaaaatgaTAAAAACTTGTCTTAACAATTTTTTAGTTGACCTCTAGTAATGAGGACAACCAAGATGGGACTAAATCTAGCGATGACAGTGACAGCAGTGAcaatgacagtgacagtgactcTGGCGACGACAAGGCCTCAAACGATGACAACAATGATGAGGAGAAGACGGAAGAAGACGAGGAGGCCTTGGTGAAACGTCGAGAGATGAGAGCCAAGGAGAAGGCAGCGAGGCAGGAACAGAAGGCCGCCAAGCTTAAGGCTAAGGAAGAGAGGGCCAAAGGTGAGGATAGAGCTTTCTTGAAGATGATCAAGTGAGGAATGTTTAGAAGGGTACACAGAACTGCCAAAATGTGCACTTGAAATCACCATTCTTTGCTAAAAGGGCAAGTGCCGAGTttctcaggcatgcaactcttcctcGGATCAGCTAATTACCTCTTTTTTattctcagttttaccattccATATTGagaaatactgtacaaaataggtgcaattttgttatttcctctttttttggtGAAGCTCCTCTTTTTTGGTGAAGCTACAGTTACATGCCTGGTTTCTGTACCAACTGTGATAGAGAAGTTTGCCTATTATCGTGGAGAAATAGCATTCTTGAAGATCAAAAATGTTTAGAAAGATAGATAGAACTTACTTCATACATAtcgggctcaatttcatggctctgctttctaaaaagaaatataaataaatgtttgagTTTCCTTGTGTCTCTTCTAGAGTCCCTTTTGGCCAAGAGGACGAAGCTTCGTGAGGTCGTGCGAACCTCCATCGACGATCCGGTACGCGTTGTGGGCAGACCGAGCAAGCCTAGCCCCTCCCGTCGGCCGGAGAGTGCGATCGTTCATGTCATGAACCTGGTCAGACCCTACACCCTCAACCAGCTGAAGGAGCTGCTCGGACGTTCCGGTAAGCTGGAGGCTGAGGATGGCTTCTGGATTGATAACATCAAGTCACATTGTTATGCAGTGGTGAGTTTTTCCTTCGTGGTCTTGTTTGAATAATCTTGGACGAAAGATTGCTTCGGAAGCAAATTCTTTATGTCGTTACATCACATGAAACTTGAAATTGAAAGTAGCAAGTGTGCTGAGCTTTacaagtagtgtagttttttaTCAAAGAGTGAAACATACTTATGATCTCCGAATGCAAAACGTGTTTGTTTAAAACAGGGTAAAAATATAATGCCTTTCTGGGTTTTTTCCTTCACTTTTTTATTGTGACTCCAATGCTTTCATTGGGCTTaacaactttcacaggttttttatatCACGTGTATCAGATGTGTATGTTGTGTCACATAAAGTGTGGATACTTGTCCGTGACAATTTTTAGTGTCGGTATCGTGCTTGAAATGAGTTTATTGTAGttgaaataacaaacaacaaacctatTACAACCCCTATTTCATCCTCTTCCTATGCCGTCattatgtgtgtttttttacttcCCCAGTTTTCATCACCTGAAGAAGCGGTAGCCTGTAGGGAGGATCTTCATGGGACTAAATGGCCCTCTAGCAACCCCAAAACCCTCCGTGTTGACTTTGCCACTAAAGATGAGGTATGGTGGCAATATTGGAAGGATTAAATTGAACACCGATAAATACATGAAATCTACCACTCCACAACGTGCCCGAATGTTACAATAGGGAcagtttgttttcaaagttttgtcaatgttttactttttacttttttggcCCTTTAGAATGTGTTTGTACTTTTAcctgtgtttatatttttattattgatgAGTGGCTCTTTTAGCCTTGTTCCTATTGCTTCTGGTCATTTTATCTGTgaataaaaatacaatataaaataaaataaataaagttataaaaatacacaaacattttGGCCAAtgcacttcactgcttatgttacacttggttacctgtttatgtttgttgtgttgtcatttagcgtACAAGAAAGACCATCAGGTCATTAACTcggggatgagattgttcagacttttggctgaattccgAGGCCTGGTGAggaaatcagacaatattttttccacaaataaagaaatcctgctcattggtttacttctctagtgctttggataccatttccaaaagctccttggaatctgtAACCCTgggggttaccaaacagtataaatggcatcatttcaacatacctttgaatttgtatccaagtttcagacttttttgttagtaatgactcttACCCCTGTTAACTATTGATTGCTTTTGTACAAATAATGTCACAGACTTTTTGTAATAGCAAAGTAAATGATTCCATTGGAATAAGAAAAGGGCAAGGAGATCTGCAAAGAAGTTAATTTTCTgaacacaatgttttacattaagGTTTCTGGTCAATACAATGATCCTCTCTGGAGTTATTGTCCTCAGCACCATTGCATTGGATTGTATTGGAAAATGTGCTTTATAGATgcttgtatttattattattgtttgtccTATTCCCTGTTGTCGTCTTTACAAAAAATCCAACTTTtaataaattttttgtttgaacTATCAGATGGACAGACACACGGGTAAGAGCATCCCTAAACCGGAGCCCAAACCAGAGCCCGCCGCGGTGGATCGGGCCAAGAGGGAACGCCGTGTATCGGAGCGAGAGCGGGAACAAGATAAAGAGAGAGGTCGAGACCAGAGAGGGGGTCAGCCGCCCGTAAGGGAGTGGGATCGAGACAGAGAGAGAAGTCTGTCTAGAGAACGACGACGCCGTGAACGAGAGAAGAGACATGCTGAGCAAAAAGGTACCCATCAGCGCTttcctaaagcctggttcatacttcctgtttTCGCAGTTTAccacatttcaactgtttcgtttcgcattcgtattcgcaggaagtattaaCCGGGTTGAAGTCTTGTTACCAATAATAACCAGCAAACAGGTTCTGTAGCGGGTCCCATTTAAGAATAGGGAAGTGCTTTGGCATAGTTAAACTTTCAGACGGACAACACCACTAGTTAGTTTGTTCCTGCCTTACCGgcattttctttctttgtaCCTCTAGAGAaatgatactttgtagttcACTGGATCCACGCTCTGGTGTTGTCGGCAGCAGAGTTTGGTTTCCAAAACCGGTCATCACACTTGTGCTCGTGAGCAAACGCTTGAAAAGTGGGAAGGTAgtacattctgctctaccagtctGGCTCCTAGTAGTTGATACCCATGCCTCCTAGTGGTTGATACCCATGCATATAttcttatggactgtgaaaaggggtgaccctgtttcagccccaggagtaggtggcaacggcccctggtaACAGTTAATTTGCGTGACGGCCCAAATCAGTTAATTGAGCCctcaccttaaaggcactggatactattggtaattgctcaaaataattgtgagcttAAAAACTTCAATGGAGCTCTTTTGCTAGTATAACACATTCTGAGAatctgctccctctgaagtaacgtagttttcgagaaagaagtaatttttcacttaaatatatgaatttgatttcgagacctcagatttagattttgaggtctcgaaatcaagcatctgaaagcccacaacttcgtgtgacatgggtgtttttttctttcatcattatctcgcaacttcaaccaccagttaagttcaaattttcacaggtttgttattttgtgcatatgttgagatacaccaagtgagaagactggtttttgacaattccttaaggtgtccagtgtctttaaagtggcCATCTGGCGATAtctctttaaaaatatttctttaaaaaacttttctgggctttgtt comes from Asterias amurensis chromosome 3, ASM3211899v1 and encodes:
- the LOC139934600 gene encoding uncharacterized protein, whose amino-acid sequence is MADDMEDAEMTIDGKVIDNLRVVDLKQELKKKGLSIGGTKSVLVERLRAQMYLEQLQQESVGDGNKQMMDESVTSNSFIKQYLQQQQELLSQRQPEKEHEEEEEPEHCAEVPAALADQVEELHQSLSRSQSQEDDRKKPEEKSADTTAAEEKDESVTSTEPANKVPDSSSAVTEQKAAVEDKEAAAETKVEELKVAAEAGEKQTKPVAEENRQSVDDVQEASSKETPVQEESKEKAEGTDQEVAQEKKIQEKAPEEVAEKTESGDVAPKATSESVPDSQQEEQVTSPKEEKMEVKDDSEETEKPKAEKPEASPEAEDKQASKRELEMSQEQVPTKKPRRWSRKTEEDTAEKAESKGHRSSIRRRSGTRLSDPQEQEEKDTPKEKTDEKPEPSDTQEPVEDSTVVEKPKPDVEKESEDKEKDEQPDAKKTAPAEDTKDTEQPMETAAVSKEEGRRDDGEPRDGEQRDDGEPPRDESYYTAEDTSMDQGTTDPPKSAESEVKDETDDAKEEQVPMETDAPVPKVVEEEVKEETKKDGDDESSDTVDKTVDVGSKIEKEQSDETEKPSVVTTAAVKTKRFGLGSSKEKDESSTDKTSPGGAAAPTSRKRRWGSTKNVTQVKKLSVNISTDILKEMMPEMKQTSIDAVVMETDEKSPSSSETSDEQEDATPREPTITRTITQTIKKTQAGSDADSDREEGKENGQEKEEEGKLTSSNEDNQDGTKSSDDSDSSDNDSDSDSGDDKASNDDNNDEEKTEEDEEALVKRREMRAKEKAARQEQKAAKLKAKEERAKESLLAKRTKLREVVRTSIDDPVRVVGRPSKPSPSRRPESAIVHVMNLVRPYTLNQLKELLGRSGKLEAEDGFWIDNIKSHCYAVFSSPEEAVACREDLHGTKWPSSNPKTLRVDFATKDEMDRHTGKSIPKPEPKPEPAAVDRAKRERRVSEREREQDKERGRDQRGGQPPVREWDRDRERSLSRERRRREREKRHAEQKVPKEEVEEPPAKLLDDLFKKTKATPCIYWLPLTEEQVEVKTKEYDQREKDREERRRKLEEEDKQREKEKARAPARGARRRSRSRSRSRGRRR